A region from the Variovorax sp. V93 genome encodes:
- a CDS encoding type VI secretion system accessory protein TagJ: protein MGDGFAVLGERSVAEHTEWVQRQIRASPQNASLRLALCHFLALRGDWQRAEDQLKLAAKIDPSFAPASATCAMALAAERHRTEFWNGGRAPAVVAGEAGWVAALIAAAALPAERAAEAADLREAARQDAPALQGTLNCVDRSDARAVQAIDGEPVQSSEFAWLCDGDVRMGAALELLTPSGYAWLPLPAVRRLKFSRPQHLVDLLWAPAEIVLHDGRGLNGLVPVRYPGALDALDDETTLGRRTDWLPLAGEDQYAGVGQRTLISEAGDHSLLDIRLVEFAPAESAAQ from the coding sequence ATGGGCGATGGGTTTGCAGTGCTGGGCGAGCGCTCCGTGGCCGAACACACCGAATGGGTACAGCGGCAGATTCGCGCGAGTCCACAGAATGCCAGCCTGCGGCTTGCCCTGTGCCACTTTCTTGCGCTGCGGGGCGACTGGCAGCGGGCTGAAGACCAGCTCAAGCTGGCCGCGAAGATCGATCCCTCCTTTGCTCCCGCCAGTGCCACCTGCGCAATGGCGCTGGCGGCCGAGCGGCATCGAACCGAATTCTGGAATGGCGGCCGGGCGCCGGCCGTCGTGGCCGGCGAGGCCGGCTGGGTCGCGGCGCTGATCGCTGCCGCCGCGCTGCCGGCCGAACGCGCCGCCGAAGCGGCCGACCTGCGCGAGGCCGCGCGGCAGGATGCGCCCGCATTGCAGGGCACGCTGAACTGCGTCGACCGGTCGGACGCGCGCGCCGTGCAGGCCATCGACGGCGAGCCGGTGCAAAGCAGCGAGTTCGCCTGGCTCTGCGACGGCGACGTGCGCATGGGCGCCGCGCTTGAACTCCTCACGCCTTCGGGCTATGCGTGGCTGCCGCTGCCGGCGGTGCGGCGCCTCAAGTTCTCCCGTCCGCAGCATCTGGTCGACCTGCTCTGGGCGCCGGCCGAGATCGTGCTGCATGACGGCCGCGGGCTCAACGGCCTGGTGCCGGTGCGCTATCCCGGCGCGCTCGATGCGCTGGACGACGAAACGACCCTGGGCCGCCGCACCGACTGGCTGCCGCTGGCCGGTGAAGACCAATACGCCGGCGTGGGCCAGCGCACGCTGATCAGCGAAGCCGGCGACCATTCGCTGCTCGATATCCGCCTCGTCGAGTTCGCGCCTGCCGAGAGTGCTGCGCAGTGA
- the tssA gene encoding type VI secretion system protein TssA, whose amino-acid sequence MGLPPSEIELLQSPVEGPLPCGEDLEYDPEFMALQQAATGKREQQFGSTIIPAEPPDWARVERIAKQLCQRTLDVRVLVLLTLAWTESRGLPGYVDGLRVVDGILQKFWNDVHPRVVDGDFEDPLPRMNALAALAEAEGLGRSVRDARLLEDAGASMSLRQVEALLDSSKADQIDYPGGIGRLREVARRAQEKSAPAVMALHAALELLRRIRETSERALGQSWAPDFSRLERSLRTVVQLLPEQAQPEPAEASQAAVQGNGSAQAAPSAQGAAAMGNGASGARAASIKDIEISTRDDVQVLLEKACQYMERTEPSHPAPMLIRRAQRLLDLNFFQIIEELVPEGLQKIESLAGRSLSGGAAAE is encoded by the coding sequence ATGGGGTTGCCACCGAGCGAGATCGAACTACTGCAGTCGCCTGTTGAAGGCCCGCTTCCTTGCGGTGAAGACCTCGAATACGACCCCGAGTTCATGGCGTTGCAGCAAGCTGCAACGGGAAAGCGGGAGCAGCAGTTCGGCTCGACCATCATTCCGGCCGAGCCGCCCGACTGGGCCCGTGTCGAGCGCATTGCCAAGCAGCTGTGCCAGCGCACGCTCGACGTGCGCGTGCTGGTCCTGTTGACGCTGGCATGGACCGAGAGCCGGGGACTGCCGGGCTACGTCGATGGCTTGCGCGTGGTGGACGGCATCCTGCAAAAGTTCTGGAACGACGTGCATCCGCGCGTCGTCGATGGTGATTTCGAAGACCCGCTGCCGCGCATGAATGCGCTGGCTGCATTGGCCGAAGCCGAGGGACTCGGACGCAGCGTGCGCGATGCGCGGCTGCTCGAGGATGCCGGCGCGTCGATGAGCCTGCGGCAGGTCGAGGCCCTGCTCGACTCGAGCAAGGCCGACCAGATCGATTACCCGGGCGGCATCGGCCGGCTGCGGGAGGTGGCGCGCCGCGCGCAGGAGAAGTCGGCGCCCGCGGTGATGGCATTGCATGCGGCGCTGGAACTGCTGCGGCGCATCCGGGAGACTTCGGAGCGGGCCCTGGGACAGAGTTGGGCGCCCGATTTTTCCCGGCTCGAACGCTCGCTTCGCACCGTGGTCCAGCTGCTGCCCGAGCAGGCCCAGCCGGAGCCGGCCGAAGCGTCGCAGGCGGCCGTGCAAGGCAATGGATCGGCGCAGGCCGCACCTTCGGCGCAGGGCGCTGCGGCCATGGGCAATGGCGCCTCCGGCGCGCGTGCGGCAAGCATTAAAGATATTGAAATATCGACTCGTGATGATGTGCAGGTCTTGTTGGAAAAGGCGTGCCAGTACATGGAACGCACCGAGCCCAGCCATCCGGCCCCCATGCTCATCCGCAGAGCGCAAAGGCTGCTGGACCTCAACTTTTTCCAGATCATCGAAGAACTCGTTCCCGAGGGCCTGCAGAAGATCGAAAGCCTGGCCGGCCGTTCGCTGAGCGGCGGGGCCGCAGCGGAATGA
- the tssE gene encoding type VI secretion system baseplate subunit TssE, which translates to MEADGDQQESVARDRLQPVLLDRLTDKQPQSRQERAGAFLMSGKLLRDSVLRDLQWLLNTTNFGADHTINAMPRARRSVVNYGVRGWAGGRMSEVNFADVEAAIRAAIIDFEPRIMKDSIDVRCVTDATDLEHHNLLALEIRGTLWSVPYPIEFILRSELDLESGHMILRPTGGL; encoded by the coding sequence ATGGAGGCCGATGGCGACCAGCAAGAAAGCGTTGCGCGCGACCGCCTGCAGCCGGTGCTGCTCGACCGCCTGACCGACAAGCAGCCGCAAAGCCGCCAGGAGCGCGCGGGTGCATTCCTCATGAGCGGCAAGCTGCTGCGCGACTCGGTGCTGCGCGACCTGCAGTGGCTGCTCAACACCACCAATTTCGGTGCGGACCACACCATCAACGCCATGCCGCGCGCGCGGCGCTCGGTGGTCAACTACGGCGTGCGCGGCTGGGCCGGCGGACGCATGTCGGAGGTCAACTTCGCGGACGTCGAGGCGGCCATCCGCGCCGCGATCATCGACTTCGAGCCGCGCATCATGAAGGACAGCATCGACGTGCGCTGCGTCACCGACGCCACCGACCTCGAGCACCACAACCTGCTTGCGCTCGAGATCCGCGGCACCTTGTGGTCGGTGCCCTATCCGATCGAATTCATCCTGCGCTCCGAGCTCGACCTCGAGAGCGGCCACATGATCCTGCGTCCGACCGGGGGCCTCTGA
- a CDS encoding type VI secretion system tube protein Hcp has protein sequence MAVDMFMRVEGANGESKDSNHKDWTDIKSFAWGATQPGNMVSGGGGGVGKASFNDLQVLARIDKAAPSVMKNCASGKHLSKVEVSVCKAGGSQIEYTRVTLEEVLVTSVQYSAEQGGDAVLVQFAFQAAKVKQQYWEQTDKGGKGAETVLAWNIKENREA, from the coding sequence ATGGCAGTAGACATGTTCATGCGCGTCGAGGGCGCGAACGGCGAATCCAAGGACTCGAACCACAAGGACTGGACGGATATCAAGTCGTTCGCATGGGGAGCAACGCAGCCTGGCAACATGGTCAGCGGCGGCGGGGGCGGTGTGGGCAAGGCGAGCTTCAACGACCTGCAGGTGCTCGCGCGCATCGACAAGGCGGCGCCGTCGGTGATGAAGAACTGCGCGAGCGGCAAGCACCTGAGCAAGGTGGAGGTGTCGGTGTGCAAGGCGGGTGGTTCGCAGATCGAATACACGCGCGTGACGCTGGAAGAAGTGCTGGTCACCTCGGTGCAGTACTCGGCCGAGCAGGGCGGGGATGCGGTGCTGGTGCAGTTCGCGTTCCAGGCGGCCAAGGTGAAGCAGCAGTACTGGGAGCAGACCGACAAGGGCGGCAAGGGCGCCGAAACCGTGCTGGCCTGGAACATCAAGGAAAACCGGGAAGCCTGA
- the tssC gene encoding type VI secretion system contractile sheath large subunit gives MSTAPKQTARGQAATIEALEPNEFSDLLQREFKPKTDQAREAVQSAVKTLAVQALESTVTISNDAYRTVQAIITEIDRKLSEQINQILHHEDFQQLEGAWRGLHYLVNNTETDEQLKIRVMCASKREVARSLKRHKGIGWDQSPLFKKIYEAEYGQFGGEPFGALIGDFHFDHSPPDVEMLGEMAKIAAAAHCPFIAGASPTVMQMDSWQELSNPRDLTKIFQNTEHTAWRSLRESEDARYIGLAMPRFLARLPYGARTNPVDEFEFEEETDSALHNRYTWANSAYAMGVNINRSFKQFGWCTSIRGVESGGAVENLPTHTFPTDDGGVDMKCPTEIAISDRREAELAKNGFMPLVHRKNSDFAAFIGAQSLQQPAEYYDADATANANLAARLPYLFACCRFAHYLKCIVRDKIGSFREREDMERWLNDWIMNYVDGSPGTSSQDTKAMKPLAAAEVQVEAIEDNPGYYAAKFFLRPHYQLEGLTVSLRLVSKLPSNKKDSS, from the coding sequence ATGAGCACCGCACCCAAACAGACAGCGCGCGGACAGGCCGCCACCATCGAAGCGCTCGAGCCGAACGAGTTCTCCGACCTTCTGCAGCGCGAATTCAAGCCCAAGACCGACCAGGCGCGCGAGGCGGTGCAAAGCGCCGTCAAGACGCTGGCGGTGCAGGCGCTTGAGAGCACCGTCACCATCTCGAACGATGCCTACCGCACCGTGCAGGCGATCATCACCGAGATCGACCGCAAGCTCTCCGAGCAGATCAACCAGATCCTGCACCACGAAGACTTCCAGCAGCTCGAAGGCGCATGGCGCGGCCTGCACTACCTGGTCAACAACACCGAGACCGACGAGCAGCTCAAGATCCGCGTGATGTGCGCCTCCAAGCGCGAAGTGGCGCGCTCGCTCAAGCGCCACAAGGGCATCGGCTGGGACCAGAGCCCGCTGTTCAAGAAGATCTACGAGGCCGAGTACGGCCAGTTCGGCGGCGAGCCCTTCGGCGCGCTGATCGGCGACTTCCATTTCGACCACAGCCCGCCCGACGTCGAGATGCTCGGCGAAATGGCCAAGATCGCCGCGGCCGCGCACTGCCCCTTCATTGCCGGCGCATCGCCCACCGTGATGCAGATGGACTCGTGGCAGGAACTGTCGAACCCGCGCGACCTCACCAAGATCTTCCAGAACACCGAGCACACCGCCTGGCGGTCGCTGCGCGAGTCGGAAGACGCGCGCTACATCGGCCTGGCCATGCCGCGCTTCCTGGCGCGCCTGCCCTACGGCGCGCGCACCAACCCGGTCGACGAGTTCGAGTTCGAGGAAGAAACCGACTCGGCGCTGCACAACCGCTACACCTGGGCCAACTCGGCCTATGCGATGGGCGTGAACATCAACCGCTCGTTCAAGCAGTTCGGCTGGTGCACGTCGATCCGCGGCGTGGAATCGGGCGGCGCGGTCGAGAACCTGCCCACCCACACCTTCCCGACGGACGACGGCGGCGTGGACATGAAGTGCCCGACCGAGATCGCCATCAGCGACCGGCGCGAGGCCGAACTCGCCAAGAACGGCTTCATGCCGCTGGTGCACCGCAAGAACTCCGACTTCGCGGCCTTCATCGGTGCGCAGTCGCTGCAGCAGCCGGCCGAGTACTACGACGCCGATGCCACGGCCAATGCCAACCTGGCGGCGCGCCTGCCGTACCTGTTCGCATGCTGCCGCTTCGCGCACTACCTGAAGTGCATCGTGCGCGACAAGATCGGTTCGTTCCGCGAGCGCGAGGACATGGAGCGCTGGCTCAACGACTGGATCATGAACTACGTGGACGGCAGCCCGGGCACGTCGTCCCAGGATACGAAGGCAATGAAGCCGCTGGCGGCGGCCGAAGTCCAGGTGGAAGCCATCGAGGACAACCCCGGCTACTACGCCGCCAAGTTTTTTCTCCGGCCGCACTATCAGCTCGAAGGGCTGACGGTGTCATTGCGGCTGGTTTCGAAGCTGCCATCCAACAAGAAGGACAGCAGCTAG
- the tssF gene encoding type VI secretion system baseplate subunit TssF: MDARLLDYYNRELTYMHELGAEFAQRYPKIAGRLGMRGIEVSDPYVERLLEGFSFLTARIQLKMDAEFPRFSQRLLEVVYPNFLAPLPAMAVVQIDGNLNEGSLKAGYELPRHTIMRGRMIKGEQTACEFRTGHEVTLWPIRIADASIGPVPAEIAHAMPAVAQRARSAITIKLEAVGGTTFAELPIDRLEFFLSGAELHALRVLELAVHHSIGTVCRSGPGSKARIVPLGDEAIRHEGFDPEQALLPYDARSFQGYRLLHEYFAFPDRYLFFSVKNLRAAASAMGGTTMEIVILLDRADADLERLVDAKHFSLFCTPIINLVPRRSDRIPVGPGQHEHHAVIDRTRPRDFEIFTVERVTGHMASGSEEREFRPFLGSFAADDGDFGAYFSLRREPRLVSDRARAQGTRTSYTGSEVYVSLVDQHDAPFPHSLRHITIDALCTNRDLPLLLPTGLESDFSLRVSAPVRGIRILRGPSRPYPALAEGALTWRLISHLGLNYLSLTDIDATQGAAALREMLDLYGNLADPAVRRQIQGVRSMALAPVFRRLPEPGPIVFGRGVEIALKIDEVAFSGASPYLFGAVLEQFFSRHVSLNAFTEFALSSLQRGEIARWTPRIGRRPAV; the protein is encoded by the coding sequence ATGGACGCGAGGCTGCTGGATTACTACAACCGCGAGCTCACCTACATGCACGAGCTCGGTGCCGAGTTCGCGCAGCGCTACCCGAAGATCGCCGGGCGGCTGGGCATGCGCGGCATCGAGGTCAGCGACCCCTACGTGGAGCGCCTGCTCGAGGGCTTCAGCTTTCTCACGGCGCGCATCCAGCTCAAGATGGATGCGGAGTTTCCGCGCTTCTCGCAGCGGCTGCTCGAGGTGGTGTATCCCAACTTCCTCGCGCCGCTGCCGGCCATGGCCGTGGTGCAGATCGACGGCAACCTCAACGAGGGCTCGCTGAAGGCCGGCTACGAGCTGCCGCGCCACACGATCATGCGCGGGCGCATGATCAAGGGCGAGCAGACGGCCTGCGAATTCCGAACCGGCCATGAGGTCACGCTGTGGCCCATCAGGATCGCGGATGCGAGCATCGGCCCCGTGCCGGCGGAAATCGCGCATGCGATGCCCGCGGTCGCCCAGCGCGCCAGGAGCGCCATCACCATCAAGCTCGAAGCGGTGGGCGGCACCACGTTCGCCGAGCTGCCGATCGACCGGCTCGAGTTCTTTCTTTCGGGCGCGGAGCTGCACGCGCTGCGCGTGCTCGAACTCGCGGTGCACCACAGCATCGGCACCGTCTGCCGCAGCGGGCCGGGCAGCAAGGCGCGGATCGTTCCGCTCGGCGACGAAGCCATTCGCCACGAGGGCTTCGATCCCGAGCAGGCGCTGCTGCCTTATGACGCGCGCTCGTTCCAGGGCTACCGGCTGCTGCACGAGTACTTCGCGTTCCCCGACCGCTACCTGTTCTTCAGCGTGAAGAACCTGCGCGCGGCGGCCTCGGCCATGGGCGGCACCACGATGGAAATCGTGATCCTGCTCGACCGCGCCGACGCCGACCTGGAGCGGCTGGTCGACGCCAAGCACTTCTCGCTGTTCTGCACGCCCATCATCAACCTGGTGCCGCGCCGCAGCGACCGCATTCCGGTGGGGCCCGGGCAGCACGAGCACCATGCGGTGATCGACCGCACGCGTCCGCGCGACTTCGAGATCTTCACCGTCGAGCGCGTCACGGGCCACATGGCGAGCGGCTCGGAAGAGCGCGAGTTCAGGCCCTTCCTGGGCTCGTTCGCGGCCGACGACGGCGACTTCGGCGCGTACTTCTCGCTGCGCCGCGAGCCGCGCCTGGTGTCCGACCGCGCACGCGCGCAAGGCACGCGCACCAGCTACACCGGCAGCGAGGTGTACGTGTCGCTCGTCGACCAGCACGACGCGCCCTTTCCGCACAGCCTGCGGCACATCACGATCGATGCGCTGTGCACCAACCGCGACCTGCCGCTGCTGCTGCCGACGGGGCTGGAGTCGGACTTCTCGCTGCGCGTGTCGGCGCCGGTGCGCGGCATCCGCATCCTGCGCGGGCCGTCGCGGCCCTATCCGGCGCTGGCGGAGGGTGCGCTGACCTGGCGCCTGATCAGCCACCTGGGCCTCAACTACCTGAGCCTGACCGACATCGACGCCACGCAGGGCGCAGCCGCATTGCGCGAGATGCTCGACCTCTACGGCAACCTGGCCGACCCGGCGGTGCGCCGCCAGATCCAGGGCGTGCGCTCGATGGCGCTGGCGCCGGTGTTCCGCCGCCTGCCCGAGCCGGGACCGATCGTCTTCGGGCGCGGCGTGGAAATCGCGCTGAAGATCGACGAAGTGGCCTTCTCGGGCGCGAGTCCCTATCTTTTCGGTGCCGTGCTGGAGCAGTTCTTCAGCCGGCACGTGTCGCTCAACGCGTTCACCGAGTTCGCGCTCTCCAGCCTGCAGCGCGGCGAGATCGCGCGCTGGACGCCGCGCATCGGACGCCGTCCCGCCGTATGA
- the tssB gene encoding type VI secretion system contractile sheath small subunit: protein MADNRVRNSGQKFIARNRAPRVQIEYDVEIYGSERKIQLPFVMGVIADLAGKQVDPMPDLAERDFMAVDIDNFDDRMKAIKPRVAFQVPNTLTGEGQMNVDITFDSMDDFSPARIARQVGALQHLLEARTELSNLLSYMDGKNGAEQLIAQALQNPELLKSLASAPNPAVAKAIEAANEKSGNPGTTPSE from the coding sequence ATGGCAGACAACCGTGTCAGAAACAGTGGTCAGAAGTTCATCGCGCGCAACCGGGCACCCCGCGTGCAGATCGAGTACGACGTCGAGATCTACGGCAGCGAGCGCAAGATCCAGCTGCCCTTCGTGATGGGCGTGATCGCCGATCTCGCGGGCAAGCAGGTCGACCCGATGCCCGACCTCGCCGAGCGCGACTTCATGGCGGTGGACATCGACAACTTCGACGACCGCATGAAGGCCATCAAGCCGCGCGTGGCCTTCCAGGTGCCCAACACCCTCACGGGCGAAGGACAGATGAACGTCGACATCACCTTCGACAGCATGGACGACTTCTCCCCCGCGCGCATCGCCCGCCAGGTGGGCGCGCTGCAGCATCTGCTCGAAGCGCGCACCGAGCTTTCCAACCTGCTGTCCTACATGGACGGCAAGAACGGCGCCGAGCAGCTGATCGCCCAGGCGCTGCAGAACCCGGAGCTGCTCAAGTCGCTCGCATCCGCACCCAATCCCGCCGTTGCCAAGGCGATCGAGGCCGCGAACGAAAAGTCGGGCAACCCCGGCACCACACCTTCCGAGTAA
- a CDS encoding fumarylacetoacetate hydrolase family protein, translated as MPLNLSTAASLPRDAERATLVGRIWQPGVGPVLVAVHEGGLHDLSRLAPTMSDLLEAKEPPAGAVRRALRSGQAPRVASLGEAIANSDATARDEARPWLLAPCDLQAIKASGVTFVESLLERVIEEQARGDASRAEATRAALSGVLGDNLAGIVPGSAEAAKVKEVLISQGAWSQYLEVGIGPDAEIFTKAPVLSAVGTGADVGIHAASVWNNPEPEVVLAVNSRGETLGAALGNDVNLRDFEGRSALLLGKAKDNNASCAIGPFIRLFDAHFGIDDVRRITVALEVKGPEGFTLEGSSSLAKISRDPLDLVSQAVGAHHDYPDGFMLFLGTMFAPTQDRHGPGQGFTHVVGDRVSIAAPELGALVNRVVHSDQAPRWTFGLSALMRNLAARGLL; from the coding sequence ATGCCCCTGAATCTTTCCACCGCCGCCAGCCTTCCCCGCGATGCAGAGCGCGCCACGCTCGTCGGGCGCATCTGGCAGCCCGGCGTGGGCCCCGTACTCGTGGCGGTGCACGAGGGCGGGCTGCACGATCTCTCGCGGCTCGCTCCCACGATGAGCGACCTGCTCGAGGCGAAGGAGCCGCCCGCCGGCGCGGTGCGGCGCGCACTGCGCAGCGGCCAGGCTCCGCGCGTCGCCTCGCTCGGCGAAGCCATCGCCAACAGCGACGCCACCGCGCGCGACGAAGCCAGGCCCTGGCTGCTCGCACCCTGCGACCTGCAGGCCATCAAGGCCAGCGGCGTGACCTTCGTCGAAAGCCTGCTCGAGCGCGTGATCGAAGAGCAGGCGCGCGGCGATGCCTCGCGCGCCGAGGCCACGCGCGCGGCACTCAGCGGCGTGCTCGGCGACAACCTCGCGGGCATCGTGCCGGGCTCGGCCGAGGCCGCGAAGGTCAAGGAGGTGCTGATCTCGCAGGGCGCATGGTCGCAGTACCTCGAGGTCGGCATCGGGCCCGACGCGGAGATCTTCACCAAGGCACCGGTCCTCTCGGCCGTGGGCACGGGCGCCGACGTGGGCATCCATGCCGCATCCGTGTGGAACAACCCCGAGCCCGAGGTCGTGCTCGCGGTCAACAGCCGCGGCGAGACGCTGGGCGCCGCGCTCGGCAACGACGTCAACCTGCGCGACTTCGAAGGCCGCAGCGCGCTGCTGCTCGGCAAGGCCAAGGACAACAACGCCTCCTGTGCGATCGGTCCTTTCATCCGCCTGTTCGATGCGCACTTCGGCATCGACGACGTGCGCCGCATCACGGTGGCGCTCGAGGTGAAAGGCCCCGAAGGCTTCACGCTCGAAGGCTCGAGCTCGCTCGCGAAGATCAGCCGCGATCCGCTCGACCTCGTCTCGCAGGCGGTCGGCGCGCACCACGACTATCCCGACGGCTTCATGTTGTTCCTGGGCACCATGTTTGCGCCGACACAAGACCGTCATGGTCCTGGGCAAGGATTCACCCATGTCGTCGGCGATCGCGTGAGCATTGCCGCGCCGGAACTCGGCGCCCTCGTGAACCGCGTGGTCCATTCGGACCAGGCGCCGCGGTGGACTTTCGGGTTAAGTGCGCTGATGCGGAATCTGGCTGCGCGCGGATTGCTGTAA